In Sphingobacterium sp. PCS056, the following proteins share a genomic window:
- a CDS encoding FAD:protein FMN transferase: MKFCYIFLFLLISHLSNAQVLLKKQVTLMGSVFEITIVDQDTATVRKHIDLVISEVNRIENLISEWRPETQISQVNRYAGIKPVKVDREVFDLTTRAIEYSKNSNGAFDISIAALDKIWRFDGTMNELPSEGAIRKSVEKVGYEHIVLDSANCTIYLSIPGMKIGFGSIGKGYAADMGRALMQKKSVQAGIVNASGDLSTWGYQPNHTPWLIGIKNPFKAYKTIKILQMEESAVATSGSYEKYAEIGNKRYTHIINPKTGYPATGLTSVTIYGPSAEFANALSTSIMVMGQKEGLKLAKKFPLYHYVLITDKGKIRKSR, from the coding sequence ATGAAGTTTTGTTATATCTTCCTATTTTTACTGATCAGCCATTTGAGTAATGCGCAAGTTTTGTTAAAAAAGCAAGTTACATTAATGGGTTCCGTATTTGAGATAACGATTGTAGACCAAGATACCGCAACCGTACGAAAACATATTGATTTGGTGATATCGGAGGTCAACCGTATTGAAAATCTGATTTCCGAATGGAGACCTGAAACTCAAATTTCACAAGTCAATCGCTACGCCGGCATTAAGCCTGTAAAGGTCGATCGTGAAGTTTTTGATTTAACCACAAGAGCAATCGAATACTCCAAAAATTCAAACGGTGCTTTTGACATCAGTATTGCTGCTTTAGATAAAATATGGCGATTTGATGGGACAATGAACGAATTGCCATCGGAAGGCGCTATCCGTAAATCGGTAGAAAAGGTGGGCTATGAACATATTGTATTGGATAGTGCCAATTGCACGATTTACTTATCCATACCAGGTATGAAAATTGGATTTGGATCTATCGGTAAGGGATATGCTGCCGACATGGGTAGAGCTTTGATGCAAAAAAAATCAGTTCAAGCCGGGATAGTCAATGCCTCAGGCGATTTATCAACTTGGGGATATCAGCCCAATCATACTCCGTGGTTAATCGGGATTAAAAATCCTTTTAAGGCTTACAAAACAATTAAAATACTCCAGATGGAAGAAAGTGCGGTCGCGACCTCCGGAAGCTATGAAAAATATGCGGAAATTGGGAACAAAAGGTATACGCATATCATCAATCCTAAGACGGGGTATCCGGCAACTGGACTAACTAGCGTGACCATCTATGGCCCTTCTGCTGAGTTTGCCAATGCATTGAGTACCTCAATTATGGTGATGGGTCAAAAGGAAGGTCTAAAACTAGCAAAAAAATTTCCGCTGTATCACTATGTATTGATAACAGACAAAGGCAAAATACGAAAAAGCCGCTAA
- the ccoS gene encoding cbb3-type cytochrome oxidase assembly protein CcoS gives MSIIFMLIGCSVFVALLFLGAFFWANKTGQNDDTYTPSVRILFDDDVEEIDSKQEDGKSFH, from the coding sequence ATGAGTATCATCTTTATGTTAATTGGATGTAGTGTATTTGTCGCGTTATTGTTTTTAGGAGCATTCTTTTGGGCCAATAAAACGGGACAGAATGACGATACCTATACGCCATCAGTTCGTATTTTATTTGACGATGATGTCGAAGAGATTGATTCCAAGCAGGAGGACGGAAAATCGTTCCACTAA